Proteins co-encoded in one Terriglobales bacterium genomic window:
- a CDS encoding porin — translation MTRRTRFLAAMFASLLPFASPNLCQAQTDAPTATDLNAKVEELQRELEDVRAQLAALKKESTAATTAPAAAAVAPAPPANSSSTSLSSLLGPTSFSGFVDTYYAYNSNQPASRTSSFRSFDTQANQFALNLVELVVDKQPVATNSRTGYHVALGFGQAINAINGSDPGGLGFDQYLKEAYFSYLAPAGKGLQVDVGKFVTPAGAEVIETKDNWNYSRGLLFSYAIPYYHFGLRAKYAFNDKYSLTGYVVNGWNNVVDNNTGKTYGMSLGWNVTKKVSVTQNYVAGPEQPTNSNWRQLWDTVITYSPTGKLSLMANTDYGRGDRATGIVHPVFWTGVAGYVKYAFSPKYAVATRYEYYDDHDGFTTGTAQNFNGITGTFERTVASHILTRLEFRRDMSNRPTFIKGNNNAAMAQNTAAAGLVFIFDSREAK, via the coding sequence ATGACCCGCCGTACTCGATTTTTGGCCGCCATGTTTGCTTCTCTGTTGCCTTTTGCTTCCCCAAATCTCTGCCAGGCTCAGACCGACGCTCCCACTGCTACCGACCTAAATGCCAAAGTAGAAGAACTGCAGCGGGAACTCGAAGATGTGCGCGCGCAATTGGCCGCTCTCAAGAAGGAGAGCACGGCAGCAACCACTGCTCCGGCTGCAGCTGCTGTGGCTCCAGCGCCGCCCGCAAACTCCAGTTCGACATCGCTCTCCAGTTTGCTGGGACCCACGAGCTTCAGTGGTTTTGTCGATACCTACTACGCTTACAACTCGAATCAACCAGCTTCTCGCACGAGTAGCTTCCGCAGCTTCGATACACAGGCGAATCAGTTCGCATTGAATCTGGTTGAACTCGTCGTCGATAAGCAGCCGGTCGCAACCAACAGTCGCACCGGCTATCACGTTGCGTTAGGATTTGGTCAGGCGATCAACGCAATCAATGGCAGTGATCCCGGCGGCTTGGGATTCGATCAATATCTCAAAGAGGCTTACTTCTCTTACCTGGCTCCAGCCGGCAAAGGTTTACAGGTTGATGTAGGTAAGTTCGTGACGCCTGCTGGCGCTGAAGTCATTGAAACTAAAGATAACTGGAACTACTCTCGCGGTTTATTGTTCTCTTATGCGATTCCGTACTATCACTTTGGTCTGCGTGCAAAGTATGCCTTCAATGACAAGTATTCGCTCACTGGCTACGTTGTGAACGGATGGAACAACGTAGTCGATAACAATACCGGCAAGACATATGGAATGAGCCTTGGTTGGAATGTTACAAAGAAAGTTAGCGTGACTCAGAACTACGTGGCCGGTCCTGAGCAGCCTACGAACTCCAACTGGCGTCAGCTTTGGGACACTGTAATCACCTACTCTCCTACCGGCAAGCTCTCTCTGATGGCAAATACAGACTACGGCCGCGGAGACCGCGCAACCGGGATCGTCCACCCAGTGTTCTGGACTGGAGTCGCGGGCTACGTGAAGTATGCCTTCAGTCCGAAGTATGCGGTCGCGACTCGTTATGAGTACTACGATGATCACGACGGCTTCACGACTGGAACCGCGCAGAACTTCAACGGCATCACGGGAACCTTTGAGCGGACGGTAGCAAGTCACATTCTTACGCGCCTGGAGTTCCGCCGGGACATGTCGAATCGCCCGACGTTCATCAAAGGCAACAACAATGCAGCCATGGCGCAGAACACTGCGGCAGCAGGGCTGGTGTTCATCTTCGACAGCCGTGAGGCGAAGTAA
- a CDS encoding VWA domain-containing protein: MRFTRLFAIAPLAAVLCANASAQDATSLPSAPSATLEQQAAPPPAPTAQQQPARQPELKHREKPGQPVLESLDPKPRPVPQPQNTAAQPASTAQNSNETAADQAPPLTIRTAVNEVNVVFAVTDKHNHYVKDLKASDFRVLDNRMPPANIRSFVSETNLPLRVGLLVDSSNSIRDRFRFEQQAAIEFLNQIIHPSRDEAFVLGFDTTPEITQDFTGNADRLANGVRMLRPGGGTAMYDAIYGACRDKLEKKNAEGGVRRAIILLSDGEDNQSRVTRDDAIEEAERADVVVYTISTNVSGTKTRGDKILEAIADATGGRAFFPFKIEEVADAFSQIQEELRSQYAISYKPADFVADGKYRTIDIESVNKKYKVRGRKGYFAPRAETASVTGGK; encoded by the coding sequence ATGCGATTTACCCGTCTTTTTGCAATTGCGCCGCTCGCAGCGGTGTTGTGTGCCAATGCGTCCGCTCAGGATGCAACAAGCCTTCCCTCGGCTCCATCAGCAACTCTGGAGCAGCAGGCCGCGCCGCCTCCGGCGCCAACCGCGCAACAGCAACCCGCTCGGCAGCCGGAATTGAAACATCGGGAGAAGCCCGGTCAGCCGGTTCTCGAAAGTCTCGATCCAAAGCCCCGCCCTGTTCCGCAGCCGCAGAATACGGCCGCACAGCCAGCCAGCACAGCCCAGAACTCGAACGAGACTGCGGCCGATCAGGCCCCTCCGCTCACCATTCGAACGGCTGTTAACGAAGTGAATGTTGTGTTCGCCGTCACCGACAAACACAACCACTATGTGAAAGATCTGAAAGCGAGCGATTTTCGTGTGTTGGACAACCGCATGCCTCCGGCCAACATTCGCAGCTTCGTCTCGGAAACGAATCTGCCTCTCCGAGTCGGACTGCTCGTGGATTCCAGCAATTCAATTCGCGACCGTTTTCGTTTTGAGCAGCAGGCGGCGATTGAGTTCCTGAATCAGATTATTCACCCCAGCCGCGACGAAGCTTTCGTTCTCGGTTTCGACACGACTCCGGAGATAACTCAGGATTTCACCGGCAACGCTGACAGGCTCGCCAATGGTGTTCGCATGCTGCGGCCGGGCGGCGGCACAGCTATGTATGACGCCATCTATGGCGCCTGCCGCGACAAGCTGGAGAAAAAGAATGCTGAAGGTGGCGTACGCCGCGCCATCATTCTTCTTTCCGACGGTGAGGACAACCAGAGTCGTGTGACTCGCGATGATGCCATCGAAGAAGCAGAGCGCGCCGACGTTGTCGTTTACACCATCAGCACCAATGTGAGCGGCACGAAAACTCGAGGCGACAAGATTCTTGAAGCCATCGCCGATGCCACTGGAGGCCGCGCCTTCTTCCCCTTCAAAATCGAAGAGGTCGCCGACGCGTTTTCCCAAATTCAGGAAGAATTGCGTAGCCAGTACGCGATCTCCTATAAACCCGCTGACTTTGTAGCCGACGGCAAATACCGCACTATCGATATCGAGTCGGTCAATAAGAAGTACAAAGTGCGTGGCCGCAAGGGTTACTTTGCTCCCCGCGCGGAGACAGCCTCGGTTACAGGAGGCAAATAG
- a CDS encoding RluA family pseudouridine synthase — protein sequence MDRPDTPPAIRTLRANPEDSGRRLDQFLTSSLENLSRARVQDLIEQEKVTVNGTLARSSLKLRGDELIEITGEIERPPLKALPEDIPVDVVYEDEYLAVVNKPAGMIVHAGAGDEERNRGTLVNALLFRFRKLSELGGEARPGIVHRLDKETSGLMVIAKTDEVHRKLAAQFASRQVKKKYLALVMGWPPEKGTVDAEISRDRLRPTRMTTRRSGGRAAVSHYRVTQKAETAFGKFALLEVEIETGRTHQIRVHLSSLHHPVVGDALYGAPRALRRQDMRVGQSGSPKQDQQLSLNRNFLHAAVLEFIHPATHERMRFERVLPTELQNFLKQLGFPAS from the coding sequence ATGGATCGTCCCGACACACCGCCGGCCATCCGTACACTTCGTGCCAATCCCGAGGACTCAGGACGCCGTTTGGACCAATTCCTCACTTCCTCACTCGAAAATTTGAGCCGAGCACGGGTGCAGGACCTGATCGAGCAGGAGAAGGTTACCGTCAACGGAACCCTTGCAAGGTCTTCGCTCAAGCTGCGGGGCGATGAACTGATCGAGATTACCGGCGAGATCGAGCGCCCGCCGCTGAAAGCACTGCCAGAGGACATCCCTGTCGATGTTGTTTATGAGGACGAATACCTGGCTGTGGTGAATAAGCCTGCCGGCATGATCGTCCACGCGGGGGCCGGAGATGAGGAGCGCAATCGCGGCACACTGGTGAATGCGCTGCTATTCCGCTTTCGGAAGCTCAGCGAACTGGGAGGCGAAGCACGGCCTGGAATCGTTCACCGGCTCGATAAAGAGACGAGCGGATTGATGGTCATTGCCAAAACCGACGAGGTTCATCGCAAGTTGGCGGCCCAGTTCGCCTCAAGACAAGTGAAGAAGAAATATCTTGCGCTGGTGATGGGCTGGCCGCCGGAGAAGGGAACTGTTGACGCTGAGATTAGCCGCGACCGCCTCCGCCCAACGCGCATGACCACGCGACGTTCAGGAGGACGAGCAGCAGTCTCCCACTATCGCGTGACCCAGAAAGCCGAGACCGCGTTCGGAAAGTTCGCGCTGCTCGAGGTCGAAATCGAAACCGGTAGAACGCACCAGATCCGAGTGCATCTGTCATCGCTGCATCATCCAGTTGTTGGAGATGCTCTCTATGGAGCTCCACGTGCTCTTCGGCGTCAGGACATGCGAGTTGGGCAATCGGGATCACCGAAGCAGGATCAGCAACTCTCGTTGAACCGGAATTTTCTTCATGCTGCAGTGCTGGAGTTTATTCATCCTGCTACCCACGAGCGAATGCGATTTGAACGAGTGCTGCCGACAGAACTTCAGAACTTCCTCAAACAGTTAGGCTTTCCAGCATCATGA
- a CDS encoding ABC transporter ATP-binding protein, which yields MADAHQEEEVLGKAYDSRLMKRLLAYLVPYKWQTLLAIVAILVKAGADVVGPYLTKVAIDKYLASARAGVRHPFLDSWLSSRPLVGIGQIAALYVSLLAISFCMEFLQTYYMQWVGQKAMFDLRSQIFAHLQRLHVAFFDRNPVGRLVTRVTTDVDAVNEMFTSGVVAIFEDVFVLAGIVGFMLWMKWWLALITFAVLPLIFWATMIFRKSVRESYRRIRVAIARINAYLQEHVSGIVVLQLFNREKRAYKSFEEVNAQHMDAYKDAILAHAIYYPTIEILSAIAIASVIWFGGRQALIDAGLLGTLVAFIQYAQRFFRPIQDLSEKYNILQSAMASSERIFKLIDTPVEVATPAEPRCVDGPGRIEFENVWFAYQRVKSKKHEGNGFSEQPLAHEGELDWVLRDVSFTIEPGETVAIVGHTGAGKTTIISLLLRFYDIQRGSIRLDGVDIRDMNLADLRRRYGVVLQDPFLFSGTVGDNIRLGSKWVSEKMAETAADDVNIGNFIRTLPAGFKEPVRERGSTLSTGQKQLISFARALAHQPRILILDEATSSVDTDTELRVREALTTMVEGRTSIIIAHRLSTVQRADKIIVMHKAHLREIGTHQQLLAHRGIYWKLYQLQYKDQEMATSSGNLIGERY from the coding sequence ATGGCCGACGCCCATCAGGAAGAAGAGGTACTAGGAAAAGCATATGACAGCCGCCTGATGAAGCGGTTGCTGGCCTATTTGGTTCCTTACAAATGGCAGACGCTGCTCGCGATCGTCGCCATTCTGGTGAAAGCTGGAGCCGACGTCGTCGGCCCTTACCTGACTAAAGTTGCTATCGATAAGTACCTGGCGAGCGCCCGTGCCGGAGTGCGGCATCCGTTTCTAGATTCCTGGCTGAGCTCGCGTCCTCTGGTCGGCATCGGCCAGATCGCGGCGCTTTACGTTTCCCTCCTCGCAATCAGCTTCTGCATGGAGTTCCTGCAGACCTACTACATGCAGTGGGTCGGGCAGAAAGCGATGTTCGACCTGCGCAGCCAGATCTTTGCTCATCTGCAGCGCCTGCATGTCGCTTTCTTCGATCGCAACCCTGTAGGGCGACTCGTCACGCGCGTTACCACGGACGTGGACGCCGTGAATGAAATGTTCACGTCAGGCGTGGTCGCGATCTTTGAAGACGTGTTCGTGCTTGCCGGCATCGTTGGCTTCATGTTGTGGATGAAGTGGTGGCTAGCGCTGATCACCTTTGCCGTTCTGCCGCTGATCTTCTGGGCAACGATGATCTTTCGCAAAAGTGTCCGCGAGTCCTATCGACGCATTCGCGTCGCCATTGCCCGCATCAATGCTTATCTTCAGGAGCACGTAAGCGGCATTGTCGTTTTGCAGCTTTTTAATCGCGAGAAGCGGGCGTACAAGAGCTTCGAAGAGGTAAACGCGCAACACATGGATGCCTACAAAGACGCCATCCTTGCGCACGCGATCTACTACCCCACAATCGAAATTCTTTCCGCGATCGCCATTGCCAGCGTTATCTGGTTCGGAGGACGTCAGGCGCTAATCGACGCAGGTTTGCTCGGTACTCTGGTCGCTTTCATTCAGTACGCCCAGCGCTTCTTTCGGCCCATTCAGGACCTGAGCGAGAAATACAACATTCTGCAGTCGGCGATGGCATCAAGCGAGCGCATCTTTAAGCTCATCGATACGCCTGTTGAAGTCGCCACTCCCGCGGAGCCGAGATGTGTGGATGGTCCTGGCCGAATCGAGTTCGAGAACGTTTGGTTCGCGTACCAGCGAGTGAAATCGAAGAAGCACGAGGGTAATGGATTCTCCGAACAGCCTTTAGCTCATGAAGGAGAGCTCGATTGGGTGCTGCGCGATGTGTCGTTCACCATCGAGCCAGGCGAGACGGTTGCAATCGTCGGCCACACCGGCGCGGGAAAGACCACGATCATTTCCCTTCTGCTGCGCTTCTACGACATTCAACGAGGATCGATTCGCCTCGATGGAGTCGATATTCGCGACATGAATCTCGCCGATCTGCGCCGCCGCTATGGAGTGGTGCTGCAGGATCCATTCCTGTTCTCTGGCACAGTCGGCGACAACATTCGTTTAGGTTCAAAATGGGTGAGCGAGAAGATGGCCGAAACTGCGGCAGACGATGTGAATATCGGCAACTTCATCCGCACCCTTCCCGCCGGCTTCAAGGAACCCGTGCGCGAACGCGGCAGTACACTGTCGACCGGACAGAAGCAACTGATCTCGTTCGCTCGCGCTTTGGCGCATCAACCGCGAATTCTCATTCTCGACGAGGCCACATCCAGCGTCGATACCGATACGGAACTGCGAGTTCGTGAAGCGCTCACGACGATGGTGGAAGGACGCACGTCAATCATCATCGCCCACCGACTCTCCACGGTTCAGCGGGCCGACAAAATCATCGTCATGCACAAAGCTCATCTGCGCGAGATCGGAACTCACCAGCAGCTGCTGGCACACCGCGGGATTTATTGGAAGCTTTACCAGCTTCAGTACAAGGATCAGGAGATGGCCACTTCCTCAGGAAACTTGATCGGTGAACGGTACTGA
- a CDS encoding transposase, protein MPDTPLAYLITFRCYGTWLHGDERGSIDRHRNQYNSEYIIANPNWHEYNVRHLKFAPVKLTDIQRQSVEAAIHETCQFRSWELKAINVRSNHVHTVVSTGSLRPERVLNALKANSTRQLRQDGRWLHSHTPWADSGSKRYVWTDVGSSVLFSTWLAVKMVPFRNSIHHLLVFRDLALGRNR, encoded by the coding sequence ATGCCTGACACTCCACTGGCATATCTCATCACCTTCAGGTGCTATGGGACCTGGCTGCACGGCGACGAACGCGGATCTATTGATCGACATCGGAACCAGTACAACTCTGAGTACATAATCGCTAATCCGAACTGGCACGAATATAACGTTCGCCACCTGAAGTTTGCTCCTGTAAAGTTGACGGATATACAGCGTCAGTCAGTGGAAGCTGCGATCCATGAAACATGCCAATTCCGCAGTTGGGAGTTGAAAGCCATCAACGTTCGCAGCAATCATGTACACACCGTGGTGTCTACCGGTTCACTTAGACCCGAGCGCGTGCTGAATGCGCTCAAAGCAAATTCCACCCGGCAGTTGCGGCAGGATGGACGTTGGCTGCATTCGCATACGCCGTGGGCTGATAGCGGAAGCAAGCGATATGTATGGACCGATGTTGGCTCCAGCGTGCTATTCAGTACGTGGCTAGCGGTCAAGATGGTCCCATTCCGGAACTCGATCCACCATCTTCTCGTTTTTCGGGACCTGGCACTCGGGCGGAATCGATAA
- a CDS encoding amino acid racemase, which translates to MMAENQVKHIGIVACSAEGAALCYRTVAQASEPLLGTYNHPKVTLHSIPMADWMPAFNSGDYRGVGKLMLESAKVVGNAGADFAICPDNSCHLSWPYFIQESPIPWLHIGEVVADEAVRNGWKKAALLGTRFTMNGPMYREVFRTRGMEVLPPCAEDQRIVDDIIWNELVQGKFPESSRLLYNQVIDRLKDRGCDCVILGCTEIPLLVLPEDCPLPTLDSTRLLAVAAVGHAIGEQAQA; encoded by the coding sequence ATGATGGCTGAGAATCAGGTGAAGCATATCGGCATCGTCGCATGCAGTGCAGAAGGCGCGGCACTTTGCTATCGCACGGTTGCGCAGGCATCGGAACCGCTGTTGGGAACCTACAACCATCCCAAAGTCACGCTTCACTCGATTCCCATGGCTGACTGGATGCCGGCCTTCAATTCCGGCGACTATCGGGGCGTCGGCAAGCTCATGCTGGAATCGGCCAAGGTGGTGGGGAATGCAGGAGCGGATTTCGCCATTTGCCCGGATAACTCGTGCCACCTTTCCTGGCCGTATTTCATTCAGGAATCTCCGATTCCGTGGCTTCATATTGGCGAAGTTGTGGCTGACGAAGCGGTGCGAAATGGCTGGAAAAAGGCTGCGCTGCTGGGAACGCGATTCACGATGAACGGTCCGATGTACCGCGAGGTGTTTCGCACAAGAGGCATGGAAGTGCTACCACCGTGCGCGGAGGATCAGAGGATTGTGGACGACATCATTTGGAACGAACTCGTGCAAGGAAAGTTTCCTGAGAGTTCACGTCTGCTCTACAACCAAGTGATTGATCGACTGAAGGATCGAGGATGCGACTGCGTAATCCTTGGCTGCACCGAGATTCCGCTTTTGGTGCTACCCGAAGATTGCCCCTTGCCTACTCTTGATTCAACACGCTTGTTGGCGGTCGCCGCGGTGGGACATGCGATTGGGGAGCAGGCACAGGCCTGA
- a CDS encoding metallophosphoesterase: MTTLTTDQNETILPPKLSRRTFLKRASLGAGVLAIGLAGYSGLIEPNVVDVTRLNLKVNRLSAAFDGFKIALISDLHYGPYTGEHEISAAVHDANQLKPDVVFLLGDFVTESLIGRSKDGAKKAEPCAKLLARLEAPYGSFAVLGNHDYATNPELVAEALTSHGITLLRNANQVVERHGDRFWLLGLNDAMFGKAALEQAMQGVPASEPKVLLVHEPDFADESSRYGIDVQFSGHSHGGQIRFPGIHPLWLPPLAKKYYRGYYRVRNLQLYTNRGIGTVALPFRFCAPPEVTLVTLRSA; encoded by the coding sequence GTGACCACCCTCACGACCGATCAGAACGAAACCATCTTGCCGCCAAAGTTAAGCCGCCGCACTTTCTTAAAGCGTGCCAGTTTGGGAGCCGGTGTGCTGGCCATCGGATTGGCCGGGTATTCAGGTCTCATTGAACCCAACGTCGTCGATGTGACCCGGCTCAATTTAAAAGTCAACCGCCTGTCGGCAGCCTTTGACGGATTCAAGATAGCTCTCATTTCCGATCTTCACTATGGCCCCTATACGGGCGAGCACGAGATCAGCGCCGCAGTCCATGACGCCAATCAGTTAAAACCAGATGTCGTCTTTTTGCTTGGCGATTTCGTGACCGAATCACTGATCGGACGCTCGAAAGACGGAGCAAAGAAAGCGGAGCCCTGTGCCAAGCTTCTCGCGCGTCTCGAGGCGCCGTATGGCAGCTTTGCCGTTCTGGGAAATCATGACTATGCGACAAATCCGGAGCTTGTAGCCGAAGCTCTTACGTCACACGGAATTACTCTGTTGCGAAATGCGAATCAAGTAGTTGAGCGCCACGGTGATCGGTTTTGGCTGCTCGGATTGAACGACGCGATGTTCGGCAAGGCGGCTCTGGAGCAGGCGATGCAGGGTGTGCCTGCGAGCGAACCTAAGGTTTTGCTGGTGCACGAACCAGATTTCGCCGATGAGTCGTCCCGATATGGAATCGACGTTCAGTTTTCCGGACATTCGCATGGAGGACAAATTCGCTTCCCTGGAATCCATCCACTGTGGCTTCCACCATTGGCGAAGAAGTACTACCGCGGTTATTACCGAGTACGCAATCTTCAGCTCTATACCAATCGCGGCATCGGAACTGTGGCGCTACCGTTTCGGTTCTGCGCGCCGCCGGAAGTCACACTAGTGACGCTGAGATCGGCGTAA
- a CDS encoding efflux RND transporter periplasmic adaptor subunit — translation MPHVQKQLRYWRESLDSPDDISTVKQVLEAPEVQSAAAAPAPQLVVPEPPKHGRAMTWWGLGLVAVALIAVLTFRAVRRSEPLANSAASIFTVQRADFVRTVRLTGTVEAVNFLAIAAPRLSGPGLGTLVITKLMPSGSHVKKGDLLVQFDQQQQIRNALDQEATYQDFVEQINKKKADQAATKAADDSALHQAENDVNSAAFEVKRNEILSKIDAEKNNLAYEQAKATYEQLKKTFALKRQAAAAELKSLEIQRDRARDAMDYARKNTTRLEIHAPIDGIVVLNTIWKGGQMGEVQEGDEVRAGIPFMQIVNPGAMQVRARVNQADVSMLHVGQPVRVGLDAYPDLSFKGKVDRIAAIGVTSSLNDRVRSFNVLFSIEGSDARLMPDLSASLDVELERIPNSLIVPRDAVVSSGNEHYVVLDSASRSSREPVHIKAENDTQAAISGISEGTRVLRNVSQQ, via the coding sequence GTGCCTCACGTCCAAAAGCAGCTAAGATACTGGCGCGAGTCTCTCGACTCGCCTGATGACATCTCCACAGTGAAACAGGTACTCGAAGCTCCGGAAGTTCAAAGCGCTGCTGCAGCACCGGCTCCGCAATTAGTTGTTCCAGAGCCGCCAAAACACGGCAGAGCGATGACCTGGTGGGGCTTGGGCTTGGTGGCGGTTGCTTTGATAGCTGTCCTGACCTTCAGAGCTGTTCGCCGTTCCGAGCCACTCGCAAATTCCGCAGCTTCGATATTTACCGTACAACGAGCTGATTTCGTTCGCACCGTTCGGCTCACCGGAACAGTTGAGGCAGTCAATTTCCTTGCCATCGCCGCTCCCCGCCTCTCCGGACCCGGATTGGGAACCTTGGTGATCACGAAACTGATGCCAAGCGGAAGCCACGTCAAGAAAGGTGACCTTCTGGTTCAGTTCGATCAACAGCAGCAAATTCGAAATGCACTCGACCAGGAAGCGACCTACCAGGATTTCGTCGAACAGATAAACAAGAAGAAGGCTGATCAAGCAGCCACGAAAGCCGCCGACGACAGTGCGCTGCATCAGGCGGAGAACGACGTAAATTCCGCCGCGTTCGAAGTCAAACGCAACGAGATTCTCTCCAAAATCGACGCTGAAAAGAACAATCTCGCCTACGAGCAAGCCAAAGCAACCTACGAGCAGCTAAAGAAGACGTTCGCGCTGAAGCGCCAGGCCGCTGCGGCAGAGCTGAAGTCTCTGGAGATCCAACGTGATCGTGCTCGCGACGCGATGGACTACGCGCGCAAGAACACCACGAGGCTTGAGATTCACGCGCCCATCGATGGCATCGTGGTGCTGAACACCATCTGGAAGGGCGGGCAGATGGGTGAGGTTCAGGAAGGCGACGAAGTTCGCGCCGGCATTCCCTTCATGCAGATCGTGAATCCCGGCGCGATGCAGGTGCGCGCGCGGGTGAATCAGGCCGACGTCTCGATGCTACACGTGGGTCAACCAGTACGCGTTGGTCTGGACGCATATCCGGATCTGTCATTCAAGGGCAAAGTCGATCGCATCGCCGCTATCGGCGTCACCAGCAGTCTGAACGACCGCGTCCGATCATTCAACGTGCTGTTCTCGATCGAAGGCTCCGATGCTCGACTCATGCCCGATCTGTCTGCGTCACTCGATGTAGAACTTGAGCGCATCCCGAACTCGCTCATCGTTCCACGTGATGCCGTTGTGAGCTCCGGAAATGAGCACTACGTTGTACTCGATTCCGCGTCGCGCTCGTCTCGCGAGCCGGTTCATATCAAGGCAGAGAACGATACCCAAGCAGCGATTTCCGGAATCTCGGAAGGTACACGCGTGCTGCGCAATGTGAGCCAGCAATGA
- a CDS encoding efflux RND transporter periplasmic adaptor subunit, protein MKSFIKKRRWLLGSGFIVVLAAVVFVSVRSSHAAATAIPTAEVRRGEFVDYLSIRGEIKARESKTLTAPSAAGDLQIIKLAHTGQQVKAGDVVVQFDTTTVQRTLEQKRTDLASAEAQIRQQEAQEHMTEEQNLTDSLAAKYNVESARLDASKAEILSVIDGEKNKLALASSQEKYREAQTKLDSGKVGSAADIAQQKKKRDKALFDVRLAEHQIASLTLRAPSDGVVTLLPNFRSVMFGGNAPDFREGDHAWPGAAIAEIPDLSSVRFEARIEEADRGKLKAGQSGTVHVDAVPDTDFSGSVRSISTIAQLDFTNWPPAKNFTLDLKMDRTDTRIRPGMKANARIAVETIPDSILIPPQAIFPKNGSSVVYVQNGRKFDEKTVRVGRRSGDTVQVIDGLRPGERVALKNPTELAQNK, encoded by the coding sequence ATGAAGTCCTTCATCAAGAAGCGAAGGTGGTTGCTCGGCAGTGGTTTCATTGTGGTACTGGCGGCAGTCGTCTTCGTCTCCGTTCGTTCCTCGCATGCAGCAGCAACTGCGATTCCGACCGCGGAAGTCCGTCGCGGCGAGTTCGTGGACTATCTCTCTATTCGCGGAGAGATCAAAGCGCGCGAATCAAAAACGCTCACCGCTCCTTCCGCAGCAGGAGACTTACAAATCATCAAGCTCGCGCACACCGGTCAGCAGGTGAAGGCCGGAGACGTAGTTGTCCAGTTCGACACCACTACGGTGCAGCGCACGCTCGAACAGAAGCGTACCGATCTCGCCTCCGCCGAAGCTCAGATACGCCAGCAGGAAGCGCAAGAGCACATGACCGAGGAGCAGAACCTGACCGACTCGCTCGCGGCCAAGTACAACGTTGAGAGCGCGCGCCTCGATGCCAGCAAAGCCGAAATTCTGTCGGTCATCGACGGTGAGAAAAACAAGTTAGCTTTGGCTTCATCGCAGGAAAAATATCGCGAGGCGCAAACCAAGCTCGATTCCGGAAAGGTCGGCTCCGCTGCGGACATCGCGCAACAAAAGAAGAAGCGCGACAAAGCTCTCTTCGACGTTCGACTCGCCGAGCACCAGATCGCTTCCCTCACCTTGCGCGCTCCCAGCGATGGCGTAGTTACCCTTTTACCGAATTTTCGTTCCGTGATGTTTGGCGGCAATGCTCCTGATTTTCGTGAAGGAGATCACGCCTGGCCGGGGGCCGCAATCGCCGAAATTCCCGACTTGAGTTCGGTTCGATTCGAAGCGCGAATTGAGGAAGCCGATCGTGGCAAGCTCAAAGCCGGCCAGAGCGGAACCGTGCACGTCGATGCCGTTCCCGATACCGATTTTTCCGGATCGGTACGCAGCATCAGCACGATTGCTCAATTGGATTTTACGAACTGGCCGCCGGCGAAGAACTTCACGCTCGACCTCAAGATGGATCGCACCGACACGCGCATCCGGCCAGGGATGAAGGCGAATGCGCGCATCGCCGTCGAGACTATTCCCGATTCGATACTCATTCCGCCGCAGGCAATCTTCCCCAAAAATGGTTCGAGTGTGGTGTACGTTCAGAACGGCCGAAAGTTCGACGAAAAGACGGTGCGCGTGGGGCGGCGCAGTGGTGATACGGTTCAGGTCATTGATGGACTGCGCCCGGGCGAGCGCGTTGCGCTGAAGAATCCAACGGAGCTGGCGCAGAACAAATGA